One genomic segment of Alosa sapidissima isolate fAloSap1 chromosome 13, fAloSap1.pri, whole genome shotgun sequence includes these proteins:
- the ehmt1b gene encoding histone-lysine N-methyltransferase EHMT1 isoform X4 yields MLQGRPPLTSGRQPLCLPEQPTGLSLGTVGKGEFMKTEGMKEPPSDRDGAGNAHLDRLSDAYRVDAEINGTHENTDMGKSHGSDGRSRLTENGVIEIDPPHGSVMGSNGYVLSKPQQDTAAAQHRTNWSPTGTTTAGHAAKTLPSAALRACTLGTQKTDTSVLPALGEGKIDTETKNGTGLSTPSPPVIHRARKTMSRPASNQTLKILNREVKEPNIVKDESPDTPEATKPQQTSPSQNQLPQSQINATTMPTATLAKPQTVVVVSKKKKRKMGTYSFVPKKKTKVLKQRTMLEMFSHLSQSPPNPQQKDVVHVNGERVENDSVEEESEEEEESEEEEDLVGEEARNATMEESLTKPPPQVPHEEPETEESGEDEGEGEEEGNDSDLSIGSSLKKKLKKKGKGDNPWLRPSRKRKRTEPQTHNPIPSPSHTIQSQVSAEVSKEYTEVPLDSLNLKAQEELLTSQSKGQSKGMTSGLKEMETDMVQELPLCSCRMETPKSREILTLADRKCMATESVDGQLTRCQSAVLKHEMMRPSNTVQLLVLCEDHRAGMVKHQCCPGCGFFCRAGTFMECQPDSNISHRFHRACASMLKGQSFCPHCGEEASKAKEVTIAKADTTSTVPPTQAPATPSTSEGRADTTTGGSSRLSVSSEGRADSTLPKPAEVATTSQALVAPKPGAPAVAGVPVLPVLPALGPPKETLESILLALDTEKPKKLRFHPKQLYISAKQGELQKVLLMLVDGIDPNFKMENQTKRTPLHVAAEAGHEEVCHMLVQAGANLNMCDDDQRTPLMEACENNHMDTVRYLLKAGASVTHKDAEGSTCLHLAAKLGHFEIVQHLLSTGLIDINCQDDGGWTAMIWATEYRHVELVKLLLSKGADINIRDKEENICLHWAAFSGCVEIAEIFLEGRCDLQAVNIHGDSPVHIASRENRLDCVTMFLSRGADVSLKNREGETPLECCSHNSKVWSTLQNSRRLKESQGGRATPAEKLLNRDIARGYEAVPVPCVNAVDSEPCPDNYKYIPDNCVTSPMNIDKNITHLQYCVCKDDCSSTNCMCGQLSLRCWYDKEGHLLPEFCTEEPPLIFECNHACSCWRTCKNRVVQNGLRLRLQLFRTSLMGWGVRTLQDIPQGTFVCEYVGEIISDAEADVRENDSYLFSLDNKVGDVYCIDARFYGNISRFINHLCEPNLFPCRVFTSHQDLRFPRVAFFASKNISAGEELGFDYGEHFWDIKGKDFSCQCGSTKCKYSAAAMAQRQADQQPSALPDTSSSTTPSSPS; encoded by the exons ATGCTCCAAGGCAGGCCACCTTTAACAAGTGGAAGACAACCTCTCTGCCTCCCAGAACAG CCCACAGGTCTGTCCCTAGGAACTGTGGGGAAGGGAGAATTTATGAAAACAGAGGGAATGAAAGAGCCTCCCAGTGACCGAGACG GGGCAGGCAATGCTCATTTGGACCGGCTCAGTGATGCTTACAGAGTGGACGCGGAGATCAATGGGACACACGAAAACACAGATATGGGGAAAAGCCACGGTTCCGACGGGCGATCGCGGCTCACGGAAAACGGGGTGATTGAGATCGATCCCCCTCACGGTTCCGTCATGGGGAGTAACGGCTACGTTCTCAGCAAACCACAGCAAGACACAGCGGCTGCCCAGCACAGGACTAACTGGTCACCCACGGGTACCACTACCGCTGGACACGCCGCCAAAACACTTCCATCGGCAGCTTTGCGTGCCTGCACACTGGGCACCCAAAAGACTGATACCAGTGTGCTTCCTGCTTTGGGAGAGGGGAAGATCGACACAGAGACTAAAAACGGCACAGGCCTCAGTACCCCTTCTCCACCCGTTATACACCGAGCACGCAAAACTATGTCACGGCCAGCCTCCAACCAGACACTAAAG ATTCTAAATAGGGAAGTAAAAGAGCCAAACATAGTGAAAGATGAGAGTCCGGATACTCCAGAGGCAACGAAGCCTCAGCAGACATCACCCTCCCAGAACCAACTACCTCAGAGCCAAATCAACGCAACGACCATGCCGACTGCTACACTTGCCAAGCCACAAACAG TAGTAGTTGTgtcaaaaaagaagaaaaggaagaTGGGAACGTACAGCTTTGTTCCGAAAAAGAAAACCAAAGTTCTGAAACAGCGGACCATGCTAGAGatgttctctcatctctctcagtCCCCACCTAATCCACAG CAGAAAGATGTTGTTCATGTGAATGGAGAAAGGGTGGAGAATGACTCTGTGGAGGAAGaatcagaggaagaggaggagtctgaggaggaggaagatctAGTTGGAGAAGAGGCACGCAACGCCACCATGGAAGAGAGTCTGACAAAGCCTCCACCTCAG GTGCCCCACGAGGAGCCGGAAACTGAGGAGTCTGGGGAAGATGAAGGCgaaggggaagaggagggaaaTGACTCTGACTTG AGCATCGGGTCCAGCTTGAAGAAGAAGTTGAAAAAGAAGGGCAAAGGAGACAACCCTTGGCTTCGACCTTCTAGGAAACGCAAAC GTACAGAACCCCAGACACACAATCCAATCCCAAGTCCCAGTCACACAATCCAGTCCCAAGTTTCAGCTGAGGTCAGTAAGGAATACACAGAGGTTCCCCTGGACTCCCTTAACCTGAAGGCTCAGGAGGAGCTGCTGACATCTCAGAGCAAAGGTCAGTCCAAAG GCATGACCAGTGGTCTTAAGGAGATGGAGACCGATATGGTACAGGAACTCCCATTATGTAGCTGCCGCATGGAGACGCCGAAGAGCCGTGAAATCCTCACTCTTGCGGATAGGAAATGCATGGCCACAGAGAGTGTAGACGGACAG TTGACCAGGTGTCAGAGCGCCGTATTAAAACACGAGATGATGCGGCCGTCCAACACCGTTCAACTGCTGGTTCTGTGCGAGGACCATCGGGCTGGCATGGTGAAGCATCAGTGCTGCCCTGGCTGTGGTTTCTTCTGTAGGGCG GGGACCTTCATGGAGTGTCAGCCAGACAGCAATATCTCTCATCGGTTCCACCGAGCTTGTGCATCCATGCTTAAGGGCCAGAGCTTCTGCCCGCATTGCGGAGAGGAGGCCAGCAAAGCCAAGGAAGTGACCATCGCCAAGGCTGACACCACCTCCACTGTGCCCCCTACCCAGGCCCCCGCCACCCCAAGCACCTCTGAGGGTAGAGCAGATACCACCACTGGAGG GTCATCTCGCTTATCCGTGTCCAGTGAGGGCAGAGCAGACAGCACGCTGCCCAAACCTGCGGAGGTGGCAACCACGTCTCAAGCCCTGGTGGCTCCCAAACCAGGAGCCCCAGCAGTGGCTGGCGTGCCTGTCCTGCCTGTCCTGCCTGCCCTGGGACCACCTAAAGAGACTTTGGAGAGCATCCTGCTGGCACTGGACACAGAGAA ACCCAAGAAACTGCGGTTTCATCCAAAGCAGCTGTACATTTCTGCCAAACAAGGGGAGCTGCAGAAAGTCTTGCTCATGTTGG TTGATGGCATTGACCCAAACTTTAAGATGGAGAACCAGACCAAGCGAACGCCCCTCCATGTGGCAGCCGAGGCCGGACACGAGGAAGTCTGCCACATGCTGGTCCAG GCGGGCGCTAACCTCAACATGTGTGATGACGACCAACGGACCCCTCTGATGGAAGCCTGTGAGAATAATCACATGGACACTGTGCGCTATCTCTTGAAGGCAGGGGCTAGCGTAACACATAAG GATGCGGAGGGTTCTACGTGTCTCCACCTGGCTGCTAAACTTGGGCATTTTGAGATTGTGCAGCACTTGCTGAGCACTGGTCTAATTGACATCAACTGTCAG GATGATGGAGGCTGGACAGCGATGATTTGGGCCACGGAGTACAGGCATGTGGAGCTGGTCAAGCTGCTACTCTCCAAAGGAGCGGACATCAACATCAGAGACAAG GAGGAGAATATCTGTTTGCACTGGGCAGCGTTCTCTGGCTGTGTGGAGATTGCCGAGATCTTTCTGGAGGGGCGCTGTGACCTGCAAGCAGTCAACATCCACGGAGACTCGCCAGTACACATCGCTTCTCGGGAGAACCGTCTCGACTGTGTCAC AATGTTCTTGTCCCGGGGGGCAGACGTGAGTTTGAAGAACCGTGAGGGGGAGACGCCGCTGGAGTGCTGCAGCCACAACTCCAAGGTGTGGAGCACGCTGCAGAACAGCCGCCGGCTGAAGGAGAGCCAGGGCGGCCGGGCCACGCCTGCAGAGAAGCTCCTCAACAG GGATATTGCACGAGGTTATGAGGCTGTACCTGTTCCGTGTGTCAACGCTGTCGACAGTGAGCCCTGCCCTGACAACTACAAATACATCCCTGACAACTGTGTTACATCCCCAATGAACATAGACAAAAACATTACACACTTACAG TATTGTGTGTGCAAAGACGACTGTTCCTCAACCAACTGTATGTGTGGGCAACTCAGTCTGCGCTGTTGGTATGACAAG GAGGGCCATTTACTGCCAGAGTTCTGCACGGAGGAGCCGCCACTCATCTTTGAGTGCAACCACGCCTGCTCGTGCTGGAGAACATGCAAGAACCGCGTCGTGCAAAATGGACTACG GTTACGCCTGCAGCTGTTCAGGACCAGTTTGATGGGCTGGGGGGTAAGGACGCTGCAAGACATCCCCCAGGGCACATTTGTCTGCGA ATATGTTGGGGAAATCATTTCAGACGCAGAGGCTGATGTGAGGGAAAACGACTCCTACTTGTTCAGCTTGGACAACAAG GTAGGGGATGTGTACTGTATAGATGCCCGTTTCTACGGCAACATCAGCCGCTTCATCAATCACTTGTGTGAGCCGAACCTGTTCCCGTGCCGTGTGTTCACCTCGCACCAGGACCTGCGCTTCCCCCGTGTGGCTTTCTTTGCCAGCAAGAACATCAGCGCTGGCGAAGAGCTGGG CTTTGACTATGGTGAGCACTTCTGGGACATCAAGGGCAAGGACTTCAGTTGTCAGTGTGGCTCCACCAAATGCAAGTACTCTGCGGCGGCCATGGCCCAGCGGCAGGCGGATCAGCAGCCCAGTGCCCTGCCCGACACCagctcctccaccaccccctccaGCCCCTCCTGA
- the ehmt1b gene encoding histone-lysine N-methyltransferase EHMT1 isoform X2, whose amino-acid sequence MLQGRPPLTSGRQPLCLPEQPTGLSLGTVGKGEFMKTEGMKEPPSDRDGAGNAHLDRLSDAYRVDAEINGTHENTDMGKSHGSDGRSRLTENGVIEIDPPHGSVMGSNGYVLSKPQQDTAAAQHRTNWSPTGTTTAGHAAKTLPSAALRACTLGTQKTDTSVLPALGEGKIDTETKNGTGLSTPSPPVIHRARKTMSRPASNQTLKILNREVKEPNIVKDESPDTPEATKPQQTSPSQNQLPQSQINATTMPTATLAKPQTVVVVSKKKKRKMGTYSFVPKKKTKVLKQRTMLEMFSHLSQSPPNPQKDVVHVNGERVENDSVEEESEEEEESEEEEDLVGEEARNATMEESLTKPPPQVPHEEPETEESGEDEGEGEEEGNDSDLSIGSSLKKKLKKKGKGDNPWLRPSRKRKRKMKMKTEEVPGTEPQTHNPIPSPSHTIQSQVSAEVSKEYTEVPLDSLNLKAQEELLTSQSKGQSKGMTSGLKEMETDMVQELPLCSCRMETPKSREILTLADRKCMATESVDGQLTRCQSAVLKHEMMRPSNTVQLLVLCEDHRAGMVKHQCCPGCGFFCRAGTFMECQPDSNISHRFHRACASMLKGQSFCPHCGEEASKAKEVTIAKADTTSTVPPTQAPATPSTSEGRADTTTGGSSRLSVSSEGRADSTLPKPAEVATTSQALVAPKPGAPAVAGVPVLPVLPALGPPKETLESILLALDTEKPKKLRFHPKQLYISAKQGELQKVLLMLVDGIDPNFKMENQTKRTPLHVAAEAGHEEVCHMLVQAGANLNMCDDDQRTPLMEACENNHMDTVRYLLKAGASVTHKDAEGSTCLHLAAKLGHFEIVQHLLSTGLIDINCQDDGGWTAMIWATEYRHVELVKLLLSKGADINIRDKEENICLHWAAFSGCVEIAEIFLEGRCDLQAVNIHGDSPVHIASRENRLDCVTMFLSRGADVSLKNREGETPLECCSHNSKVWSTLQNSRRLKESQGGRATPAEKLLNRDIARGYEAVPVPCVNAVDSEPCPDNYKYIPDNCVTSPMNIDKNITHLQYCVCKDDCSSTNCMCGQLSLRCWYDKEGHLLPEFCTEEPPLIFECNHACSCWRTCKNRVVQNGLRLRLQLFRTSLMGWGVRTLQDIPQGTFVCEYVGEIISDAEADVRENDSYLFSLDNKVGDVYCIDARFYGNISRFINHLCEPNLFPCRVFTSHQDLRFPRVAFFASKNISAGEELGFDYGEHFWDIKGKDFSCQCGSTKCKYSAAAMAQRQADQQPSALPDTSSSTTPSSPS is encoded by the exons ATGCTCCAAGGCAGGCCACCTTTAACAAGTGGAAGACAACCTCTCTGCCTCCCAGAACAG CCCACAGGTCTGTCCCTAGGAACTGTGGGGAAGGGAGAATTTATGAAAACAGAGGGAATGAAAGAGCCTCCCAGTGACCGAGACG GGGCAGGCAATGCTCATTTGGACCGGCTCAGTGATGCTTACAGAGTGGACGCGGAGATCAATGGGACACACGAAAACACAGATATGGGGAAAAGCCACGGTTCCGACGGGCGATCGCGGCTCACGGAAAACGGGGTGATTGAGATCGATCCCCCTCACGGTTCCGTCATGGGGAGTAACGGCTACGTTCTCAGCAAACCACAGCAAGACACAGCGGCTGCCCAGCACAGGACTAACTGGTCACCCACGGGTACCACTACCGCTGGACACGCCGCCAAAACACTTCCATCGGCAGCTTTGCGTGCCTGCACACTGGGCACCCAAAAGACTGATACCAGTGTGCTTCCTGCTTTGGGAGAGGGGAAGATCGACACAGAGACTAAAAACGGCACAGGCCTCAGTACCCCTTCTCCACCCGTTATACACCGAGCACGCAAAACTATGTCACGGCCAGCCTCCAACCAGACACTAAAG ATTCTAAATAGGGAAGTAAAAGAGCCAAACATAGTGAAAGATGAGAGTCCGGATACTCCAGAGGCAACGAAGCCTCAGCAGACATCACCCTCCCAGAACCAACTACCTCAGAGCCAAATCAACGCAACGACCATGCCGACTGCTACACTTGCCAAGCCACAAACAG TAGTAGTTGTgtcaaaaaagaagaaaaggaagaTGGGAACGTACAGCTTTGTTCCGAAAAAGAAAACCAAAGTTCTGAAACAGCGGACCATGCTAGAGatgttctctcatctctctcagtCCCCACCTAATCCACAG AAAGATGTTGTTCATGTGAATGGAGAAAGGGTGGAGAATGACTCTGTGGAGGAAGaatcagaggaagaggaggagtctgaggaggaggaagatctAGTTGGAGAAGAGGCACGCAACGCCACCATGGAAGAGAGTCTGACAAAGCCTCCACCTCAG GTGCCCCACGAGGAGCCGGAAACTGAGGAGTCTGGGGAAGATGAAGGCgaaggggaagaggagggaaaTGACTCTGACTTG AGCATCGGGTCCAGCTTGAAGAAGAAGTTGAAAAAGAAGGGCAAAGGAGACAACCCTTGGCTTCGACCTTCTAGGAAACGCAAACgtaagatgaagatgaagacgGAGGAAGTACCTG GTACAGAACCCCAGACACACAATCCAATCCCAAGTCCCAGTCACACAATCCAGTCCCAAGTTTCAGCTGAGGTCAGTAAGGAATACACAGAGGTTCCCCTGGACTCCCTTAACCTGAAGGCTCAGGAGGAGCTGCTGACATCTCAGAGCAAAGGTCAGTCCAAAG GCATGACCAGTGGTCTTAAGGAGATGGAGACCGATATGGTACAGGAACTCCCATTATGTAGCTGCCGCATGGAGACGCCGAAGAGCCGTGAAATCCTCACTCTTGCGGATAGGAAATGCATGGCCACAGAGAGTGTAGACGGACAG TTGACCAGGTGTCAGAGCGCCGTATTAAAACACGAGATGATGCGGCCGTCCAACACCGTTCAACTGCTGGTTCTGTGCGAGGACCATCGGGCTGGCATGGTGAAGCATCAGTGCTGCCCTGGCTGTGGTTTCTTCTGTAGGGCG GGGACCTTCATGGAGTGTCAGCCAGACAGCAATATCTCTCATCGGTTCCACCGAGCTTGTGCATCCATGCTTAAGGGCCAGAGCTTCTGCCCGCATTGCGGAGAGGAGGCCAGCAAAGCCAAGGAAGTGACCATCGCCAAGGCTGACACCACCTCCACTGTGCCCCCTACCCAGGCCCCCGCCACCCCAAGCACCTCTGAGGGTAGAGCAGATACCACCACTGGAGG GTCATCTCGCTTATCCGTGTCCAGTGAGGGCAGAGCAGACAGCACGCTGCCCAAACCTGCGGAGGTGGCAACCACGTCTCAAGCCCTGGTGGCTCCCAAACCAGGAGCCCCAGCAGTGGCTGGCGTGCCTGTCCTGCCTGTCCTGCCTGCCCTGGGACCACCTAAAGAGACTTTGGAGAGCATCCTGCTGGCACTGGACACAGAGAA ACCCAAGAAACTGCGGTTTCATCCAAAGCAGCTGTACATTTCTGCCAAACAAGGGGAGCTGCAGAAAGTCTTGCTCATGTTGG TTGATGGCATTGACCCAAACTTTAAGATGGAGAACCAGACCAAGCGAACGCCCCTCCATGTGGCAGCCGAGGCCGGACACGAGGAAGTCTGCCACATGCTGGTCCAG GCGGGCGCTAACCTCAACATGTGTGATGACGACCAACGGACCCCTCTGATGGAAGCCTGTGAGAATAATCACATGGACACTGTGCGCTATCTCTTGAAGGCAGGGGCTAGCGTAACACATAAG GATGCGGAGGGTTCTACGTGTCTCCACCTGGCTGCTAAACTTGGGCATTTTGAGATTGTGCAGCACTTGCTGAGCACTGGTCTAATTGACATCAACTGTCAG GATGATGGAGGCTGGACAGCGATGATTTGGGCCACGGAGTACAGGCATGTGGAGCTGGTCAAGCTGCTACTCTCCAAAGGAGCGGACATCAACATCAGAGACAAG GAGGAGAATATCTGTTTGCACTGGGCAGCGTTCTCTGGCTGTGTGGAGATTGCCGAGATCTTTCTGGAGGGGCGCTGTGACCTGCAAGCAGTCAACATCCACGGAGACTCGCCAGTACACATCGCTTCTCGGGAGAACCGTCTCGACTGTGTCAC AATGTTCTTGTCCCGGGGGGCAGACGTGAGTTTGAAGAACCGTGAGGGGGAGACGCCGCTGGAGTGCTGCAGCCACAACTCCAAGGTGTGGAGCACGCTGCAGAACAGCCGCCGGCTGAAGGAGAGCCAGGGCGGCCGGGCCACGCCTGCAGAGAAGCTCCTCAACAG GGATATTGCACGAGGTTATGAGGCTGTACCTGTTCCGTGTGTCAACGCTGTCGACAGTGAGCCCTGCCCTGACAACTACAAATACATCCCTGACAACTGTGTTACATCCCCAATGAACATAGACAAAAACATTACACACTTACAG TATTGTGTGTGCAAAGACGACTGTTCCTCAACCAACTGTATGTGTGGGCAACTCAGTCTGCGCTGTTGGTATGACAAG GAGGGCCATTTACTGCCAGAGTTCTGCACGGAGGAGCCGCCACTCATCTTTGAGTGCAACCACGCCTGCTCGTGCTGGAGAACATGCAAGAACCGCGTCGTGCAAAATGGACTACG GTTACGCCTGCAGCTGTTCAGGACCAGTTTGATGGGCTGGGGGGTAAGGACGCTGCAAGACATCCCCCAGGGCACATTTGTCTGCGA ATATGTTGGGGAAATCATTTCAGACGCAGAGGCTGATGTGAGGGAAAACGACTCCTACTTGTTCAGCTTGGACAACAAG GTAGGGGATGTGTACTGTATAGATGCCCGTTTCTACGGCAACATCAGCCGCTTCATCAATCACTTGTGTGAGCCGAACCTGTTCCCGTGCCGTGTGTTCACCTCGCACCAGGACCTGCGCTTCCCCCGTGTGGCTTTCTTTGCCAGCAAGAACATCAGCGCTGGCGAAGAGCTGGG CTTTGACTATGGTGAGCACTTCTGGGACATCAAGGGCAAGGACTTCAGTTGTCAGTGTGGCTCCACCAAATGCAAGTACTCTGCGGCGGCCATGGCCCAGCGGCAGGCGGATCAGCAGCCCAGTGCCCTGCCCGACACCagctcctccaccaccccctccaGCCCCTCCTGA